The Dyadobacter sp. 676 DNA window TACCTGTTGCTTTGGTGGATGGGTACGAAAGCCTTTCGAAACAACGATTTCAGTGTTCCCGGGCTGTTGAAGTCAGTTTTTACCGGTGAAAGCCTGGTTGTGTGGGTCGCATGGGCGATCTACTTCACGATCCGCGAATATGTGCAGATGACCTACTTCCCGCATCACACCTACTCCACGATCGGTACGCCCGTGTTGCTGGCAAATGCGCACCGTAACGGGTTGGGCAGCAGCATTTGGGGCGCATTCGAAGGAACCTGGCTTATTCTGATCGCCGCTTTCCTCGTACTGTATCTGGCCAAGCGCTTCTGGTTACTGCTGGCGCTTATGGCCGGTTTCGCGGTGCTGGTTGCCACAGGTATTTATGTACACGATATCGACAGGGCATTATCGTACGGATTCCCCTTCATCTTGCTTGCCGCGTTTATTCTCATCGAAACTTCTTCCACCGCGACGATCCGTCTTATCCTGTTTTTGACGATGGTTATCTGCGTGTGCCATCCGCAGGTTTTTTACATGGGTTATAACAAAATCCTCTGGCTGGAACCCCTGCCTGTAAAGTTGCTCATGCTGATCGATCACCGTATGCAATGGGGATTGTTCAGTTAGGGGCATGTACCGAATGTTTTCGTCCTCTGCTAACCACACCGGAAACAATGGCCGATCCGGATTTGGAGGATATGCGTTAAAAGATCATTAAGTTGCGCCTCGGAGTAACCGATTTTTTTATATGAAAGGTATTTTTGTATTTTAAGGAAAAAATGTCTGACATTTACTAAACGGTACTTTTGAAGAGAGGATCGCATTTCTGAAAAAGACCTGACACACCCTAACAACAAGATTTCCATATGCCGCTATTAGTAGAGCTGGATACATTTAATACCGGATCAGGTAACCTCACAGTCTTTGAAAAAATTATCCCGGGAACCATCAAGCGTGTTTTTTACATTTACGGCGCGGGCGAGACACAGAGAGGCGGCCACAGGCATCACAAAACGTGGAATGCCCTGATCTGTATTCATGGAAGCTGCCGTATATACTCCAATGATGGCGAGAAAGAGGAGGTTTTCATTCTCGACAATCCCGTTTCATGCCTTATCCTGGAACCAAAGGACTGGCACATAATGGATTCATTCTCGGACGACGCAATTCTGCTGGTATTGTCGAACGAATATTACGACAGGGCCGATTATATCGATGAGCCGTATCCGCTGAACCAGCTGAATCACACCGTATCTCAATGATCCCGTTTCTGGATTTGAACCAGGTAAATGCTCCTTACCTGCAGGCGATCGAGGATGCTTCCCGCCGGGTAATCCGCTCGGGCTGGTATATCCTCGGCAATGAGCTGAAATCGTTTGAAAAAGCTTTCGCGGAA harbors:
- a CDS encoding FdtA/QdtA family cupin domain-containing protein — protein: MPLLVELDTFNTGSGNLTVFEKIIPGTIKRVFYIYGAGETQRGGHRHHKTWNALICIHGSCRIYSNDGEKEEVFILDNPVSCLILEPKDWHIMDSFSDDAILLVLSNEYYDRADYIDEPYPLNQLNHTVSQ